The Peribacillus sp. FSL E2-0218 genome contains a region encoding:
- the hflK gene encoding FtsH protease activity modulator HflK: MISLKRIYTITGLVFLIIILGVVAITTWYTVDESDQAVIMTFGKVEETITEPGLHVKLPWPIQSVEKLSKETFSLKFGYKEEDGEVKDYPSETKMITGDENIVLADLVVQWKITDPPKYLYNADDPEKILYDTTSAALRSIIGSTKIDDALTSGKAKIEADVRELLTQLMEKYDVGISISAVKLQDVELPNEEVRKAFTNVTDARETANTKRNEADKYENKRMNEAVGEKDAILSQANGDKAARTEAARGDVAVFEKLYSEYKGNKGITKDRLIIETLEGVLPNAEIYIMNDDGNTMKYLPLRSLEKEETKKAPAPEEDAADMEAKKENPSEEKATAEGGAQR, from the coding sequence ATCATTAGCTTAAAAAGGATCTATACGATCACAGGACTTGTTTTTCTTATTATAATTTTGGGGGTTGTTGCGATAACGACCTGGTACACGGTTGATGAGTCCGATCAAGCTGTCATCATGACGTTCGGTAAGGTGGAGGAGACGATCACGGAACCAGGTCTTCACGTTAAACTGCCTTGGCCGATCCAATCGGTTGAGAAGCTATCGAAAGAAACATTCAGCCTTAAGTTCGGATATAAGGAAGAGGACGGAGAAGTGAAGGACTACCCGAGTGAGACGAAAATGATTACGGGTGATGAAAACATCGTGCTGGCCGACCTGGTTGTTCAGTGGAAAATCACCGACCCTCCAAAATATCTATACAATGCAGATGATCCGGAAAAAATATTGTATGACACCACTTCCGCTGCATTAAGGAGCATCATCGGCAGCACGAAAATCGATGATGCACTCACTTCCGGGAAAGCGAAAATCGAAGCGGATGTACGGGAATTATTGACCCAGCTAATGGAGAAGTATGATGTTGGGATTTCCATTTCAGCAGTTAAGCTCCAGGATGTGGAGTTACCGAATGAAGAAGTGCGGAAAGCGTTTACGAATGTGACGGATGCCCGTGAAACGGCCAATACGAAAAGAAACGAAGCCGATAAATATGAAAATAAACGGATGAATGAAGCGGTAGGGGAAAAAGACGCCATCCTTTCGCAGGCCAATGGGGATAAAGCTGCCCGTACCGAGGCCGCTCGCGGGGATGTGGCGGTTTTTGAAAAACTATATAGTGAGTATAAAGGCAATAAGGGAATTACGAAGGACCGTCTTATTATTGAGACCCTAGAGGGAGTATTGCCGAATGCCGAGATTTATATCATGAATGATGATGGAAATACGATGAAATATTTACCGCTTCGTTCCCTTGAAAAAGAGGAAACGAAAAAAGCGCCGGCTCCTGAAGAGGATGCTGCCGATATGGAAGCGAAGAAGGAGAATCCATCGGAGGAAAAAGCGACAGCGGAAGGGGGCGCACAACGATGA
- a CDS encoding ATP-binding protein → MTTYRKKLLFTLITLVMVVLMAVGFLLGHLFKSYYIKTFNERIQNETFFISTYIQEHGGIDSFLEKGKTAKLTPLLDSNLTILSTNGEILYDSTSSNEILKNHANVLREITLEKGRKHGEGYEVVEGDSDLHYYWKTIEKDGKIEGFVVHSNEIEAIHQVNKQMWQILIICLGVALIIILMLASKITSYYTRPIEEATMAAIELAKGNYGTRTLERHSDETGMLTTSLNILARNLQETEIAREMNQDRLETLVENIGSGVLLIDSKGYTTVINREFKKSFRVDAATFLFQEYYSVIKDQEVISIIEEIFRTEKTIKRQVKIPLAIERKHFEIYGAPIIGNHDEWKGILLIFHDITELKRLEQMRKDFVANVSHELRTPITSIKGFSETLLDGALKDEKTLKHFLSIILKESDRLQELIQELLNLSKMEQQEFVLKAGVVDMTKVLGEIQEMLIGKLKQKEVMLQINSSQNPVFVEGESDRIKQVFINLITNALTYTPNGGRVSVNVIEHEQTVDITVQDNGIGIDEKELPRIFERFYRIDKARSRDSGGTGIGLAIVKHIIEVHKGKIKVESTPGAGTTFTVTLNKSLKGKM, encoded by the coding sequence ATGACAACCTATCGTAAAAAGCTCCTGTTTACCCTCATCACGCTTGTGATGGTCGTCCTGATGGCCGTGGGCTTTTTATTGGGACATTTGTTCAAAAGCTATTATATTAAAACTTTTAATGAGCGTATACAGAATGAAACATTTTTCATATCTACATATATTCAAGAACATGGGGGGATCGACTCCTTTTTGGAAAAAGGGAAAACGGCAAAGCTGACGCCCCTCCTGGATTCGAACTTAACCATTCTCTCAACGAACGGGGAGATATTATACGATTCGACTTCATCCAATGAGATACTCAAGAACCACGCAAATGTCCTTCGTGAAATTACGTTGGAAAAAGGGCGTAAGCATGGGGAAGGGTATGAAGTGGTTGAAGGGGACTCGGACCTTCATTATTATTGGAAGACGATTGAAAAGGATGGCAAGATTGAAGGTTTTGTCGTACATAGCAACGAAATCGAAGCCATTCATCAGGTGAATAAGCAAATGTGGCAAATTTTGATCATTTGTTTAGGTGTGGCCTTGATCATCATTCTCATGCTTGCCAGTAAAATCACTTCTTATTATACCCGGCCGATCGAGGAAGCGACGATGGCAGCCATTGAATTGGCCAAAGGGAATTATGGGACTCGGACATTGGAACGGCATTCGGATGAAACGGGGATGCTGACGACGTCCTTGAACATATTGGCAAGGAACCTGCAAGAAACCGAGATAGCGAGGGAAATGAATCAGGATCGCTTGGAAACGCTTGTTGAAAATATCGGAAGCGGCGTCCTGCTTATAGACAGTAAGGGCTATACCACCGTAATCAACCGAGAATTCAAAAAAAGCTTCCGTGTGGATGCCGCTACGTTTTTGTTTCAGGAATATTATTCGGTCATTAAAGATCAGGAAGTCATCTCGATCATCGAAGAGATTTTCCGAACCGAAAAAACGATAAAACGCCAGGTGAAGATACCGCTTGCCATCGAGCGCAAGCACTTTGAAATATATGGGGCGCCTATCATCGGGAATCATGACGAATGGAAGGGGATCCTGCTCATTTTCCATGATATCACCGAATTGAAGCGGCTCGAGCAAATGCGCAAGGATTTCGTCGCCAACGTTTCCCATGAATTGAGGACTCCGATCACTTCCATCAAAGGCTTTTCGGAAACCTTATTGGATGGGGCCCTAAAAGACGAAAAAACCTTGAAGCACTTTTTATCGATCATCTTGAAAGAAAGCGACCGGCTGCAGGAACTCATTCAGGAGCTTTTGAATTTATCCAAGATGGAGCAGCAGGAATTCGTTCTGAAAGCAGGCGTCGTTGACATGACGAAAGTCCTTGGTGAAATACAGGAGATGCTTATAGGAAAGCTGAAGCAAAAAGAAGTAATGCTTCAGATCAATTCATCACAGAACCCGGTATTCGTTGAAGGGGAATCGGACAGGATCAAACAGGTGTTCATTAATTTGATAACGAATGCACTGACCTACACGCCAAATGGCGGAAGGGTATCCGTCAATGTCATTGAACATGAACAGACTGTGGACATCACCGTTCAAGATAATGGAATCGGAATCGACGAAAAGGAATTGCCGAGGATTTTTGAACGGTTTTACCGCATTGATAAGGCGAGGAGCCGTGATTCGGGCGGAACGGGAATTGGGCTGGCGATCGTCAAGCATATCATTGAAGTCCATAAAGGGAAAATCAAAGTGGAAAGCACACCTGGCGCGGGAACGACATTTACGGTTACGCTAAATAAAAGCTTAAAAGGAAAAATGTAA
- a CDS encoding glyceraldehyde-3-phosphate dehydrogenase has product MNSRIAINGFGRIGRMVFRKAILDESLDIIAINASYPAETLAHLLKYDTIHGKFDGIIVAEDDSLVVNGRRVQLINNRDPKQLPWKEMNIDIVIEATGKFNERSKAALHLEAGAKRVILSAPGKNEDVTIVMGVNEEVLEIDKHFIISNASCTTNCLGPVAKVLDEKFGINNGLMTTIHSYTNDQNNIDNPHKDLRRARAAAESIIPTTTGAAKAISLVLPQLKGKLHGMAIRVPTPNVSLVDLVVDLNQDVTIDDVNQAFIDASENELKGILEFTTEPLVSCDFKTNPHSAIIDGLTTMMIGDRKVKVLAWYDNEWGYSNRVVDLVKLVASELKKTAEVELSVK; this is encoded by the coding sequence ATGAATTCAAGAATAGCGATTAACGGATTTGGGAGAATCGGGAGAATGGTTTTCCGAAAGGCCATATTAGATGAGAGTTTGGACATTATTGCAATCAATGCAAGCTATCCTGCTGAAACGTTAGCCCATTTACTAAAGTATGATACGATACATGGTAAATTCGACGGAATCATTGTAGCGGAGGATGATTCACTTGTTGTGAATGGCCGCCGGGTACAACTTATCAATAACCGCGATCCAAAGCAATTGCCTTGGAAAGAGATGAACATAGATATCGTAATCGAAGCTACAGGCAAATTCAATGAACGTTCCAAAGCGGCTCTTCATTTGGAGGCAGGGGCAAAACGGGTGATCTTATCTGCACCGGGGAAAAATGAAGACGTTACCATTGTCATGGGCGTCAATGAGGAAGTGCTCGAAATCGACAAGCATTTTATCATATCCAATGCATCCTGTACGACTAATTGTCTTGGGCCTGTTGCAAAAGTGCTTGATGAGAAATTCGGCATAAATAACGGTTTGATGACGACGATCCATTCTTATACAAATGATCAAAATAATATCGATAACCCGCATAAAGACTTAAGACGCGCCCGTGCCGCTGCGGAAAGCATCATTCCTACGACGACAGGAGCTGCAAAAGCCATCTCCCTCGTGCTGCCTCAATTAAAAGGCAAGCTTCACGGAATGGCCATCCGCGTACCTACACCTAACGTGTCCTTGGTCGACCTTGTTGTGGACTTAAACCAAGATGTCACCATCGATGACGTGAACCAAGCATTCATCGATGCCTCGGAAAATGAACTGAAAGGGATTTTGGAGTTCACGACGGAACCACTGGTTTCCTGTGACTTCAAAACCAATCCGCATTCCGCCATCATCGATGGGCTGACAACGATGATGATCGGCGATAGGAAAGTGAAGGTCCTAGCTTGGTATGACAATGAATGGGGTTACTCCAACCGCGTAGTCGACCTGGTGAAATTGGTGGCATCCGAATTGAAAAAAACAGCGGAAGTTGAATTATCCGTAAAATGA
- the mutM gene encoding DNA-formamidopyrimidine glycosylase translates to MPELPEVETVRRTLEQLVLGKEIKEVSVFWPKIIKAPEPIEQFQHALKGQTIHQIGRRGKFLIFTLDEYSMVSHLRMEGKYGVHQKEEPYDKHTHVIFTFTDDSELRYRDVRKFGTMHLFAKGEELERLPLLHLGPEPLSEDFTVEGLRAKLARTNRKIKPVLLDQTVVVGIGNIYVDESLFRSGIHPERIASSLSLEEIEKLHAEIIATLGEAVEKGGSTIRSYVNSQGQIGMFQLELNVYGRKGEDCKTCGTPLEKLVVAGRGTHICPRCQPLI, encoded by the coding sequence ATGCCAGAACTTCCAGAAGTGGAAACAGTCAGAAGAACGTTAGAGCAGCTTGTCCTTGGAAAAGAAATCAAGGAAGTCTCCGTCTTCTGGCCAAAAATCATTAAAGCACCCGAGCCGATCGAACAGTTTCAGCATGCCTTAAAGGGACAGACGATTCATCAAATCGGCAGGCGGGGCAAATTCCTGATTTTCACCTTGGATGAATATTCGATGGTTTCGCATTTAAGGATGGAAGGCAAATACGGGGTGCATCAAAAGGAAGAACCTTATGATAAGCATACACATGTGATTTTCACGTTCACCGACGACAGTGAGCTTCGCTACCGCGATGTTCGTAAATTCGGCACGATGCACCTGTTTGCCAAAGGCGAGGAATTGGAGCGGTTGCCTTTGCTGCATTTGGGGCCTGAACCGTTATCCGAGGATTTCACCGTCGAGGGACTTCGGGCTAAATTGGCCAGGACGAACAGGAAAATCAAGCCTGTGCTCCTTGACCAAACGGTTGTCGTGGGAATCGGGAATATATATGTGGACGAGTCGTTATTCCGTTCCGGCATCCATCCGGAGAGGATAGCCTCCTCACTCTCCTTGGAAGAAATCGAAAAACTGCATGCTGAAATCATTGCCACACTTGGTGAAGCTGTCGAAAAGGGAGGAAGCACGATTCGTTCATATGTCAATTCCCAAGGGCAAATCGGCATGTTTCAGTTGGAATTGAATGTCTACGGGCGAAAGGGCGAGGACTGCAAAACATGCGGCACACCGCTTGAAAAGCTGGTTGTAGCAGGGCGCGGCACACATATTTGCCCACGATGCCAGCCGTTAATTTAG
- the coaE gene encoding dephospho-CoA kinase (Dephospho-CoA kinase (CoaE) performs the final step in coenzyme A biosynthesis.) yields MGQIIGITGGIASGKSSVSLYLQELGFTIIDADLASRAVVEPGEEAFHQVVRAFGEDILLADGTIDRAKLGSIIFHDQEKRLLLNSIVHPAVRKWMRLKTEEALAAGKETVFMDIPLLFESKLTYMVEKTLLIYADERVQLERLMNRNGLSEAEALARIHSQMPLADKKALADAIIDNNGELRETKKQVRAILNEWHVI; encoded by the coding sequence ATGGGACAAATCATCGGAATCACCGGGGGCATCGCCAGCGGGAAAAGCAGTGTCAGCCTCTACTTACAGGAGCTCGGTTTCACGATCATAGATGCAGATCTGGCTTCCCGTGCTGTCGTTGAGCCTGGTGAAGAAGCCTTTCATCAAGTGGTTCGTGCATTTGGTGAAGATATTTTATTAGCGGATGGGACCATCGATCGTGCCAAGTTAGGATCGATAATCTTTCATGATCAGGAAAAAAGACTGCTGTTGAATAGCATCGTGCATCCAGCGGTAAGGAAGTGGATGCGCCTCAAAACGGAAGAGGCGCTTGCTGCAGGCAAAGAAACGGTATTCATGGACATTCCGCTATTATTCGAGAGTAAGCTGACCTACATGGTCGAAAAAACGCTTTTGATCTATGCGGATGAACGGGTTCAATTGGAGCGCTTGATGAACAGGAACGGTCTATCGGAGGCGGAGGCCCTGGCCCGAATCCATTCACAGATGCCTTTAGCTGATAAGAAAGCTCTAGCGGATGCGATCATTGATAATAATGGAGAACTGAGGGAAACGAAGAAGCAAGTCAGGGCCATACTCAACGAGTGGCACGTCATATAG
- a CDS encoding response regulator transcription factor, translated as MSKKILVVDDEQSIVTLLQYNLEQAGYSVITALDGEEGLQAAVDVRPDLVVLDLMLPKMDGLEVCKQLRQQKINIPILMLTAKDDEFDKVLGLELGADDYLTKPFSPREVVARIKAILRRSQLQSNGSEAGQDQEDGLLELGELKVFPDRYEAFFDEQQLELTPKEFELLLYLAKNKGRVLTRDQLLSAVWNYDFAGDSRIVDVHISHLREKIEKDTKKPLYIKTIRGLGYKLEEPKKE; from the coding sequence ATGTCAAAGAAAATTCTCGTAGTGGATGATGAACAATCAATCGTTACCTTACTTCAGTACAACCTAGAACAAGCAGGCTATTCGGTGATCACGGCTTTGGATGGAGAAGAAGGCCTTCAGGCTGCTGTGGATGTACGTCCCGATTTGGTCGTATTGGATTTGATGCTGCCGAAAATGGATGGGCTTGAGGTATGTAAACAGCTCCGCCAGCAGAAAATCAATATACCGATCCTGATGCTGACAGCCAAGGACGATGAATTTGACAAAGTGCTGGGACTTGAACTTGGAGCTGATGATTACTTAACCAAGCCATTTAGTCCACGTGAGGTTGTGGCAAGAATTAAAGCCATACTAAGAAGGTCGCAGCTGCAATCCAATGGAAGTGAGGCAGGTCAGGATCAGGAAGATGGTCTCTTGGAGTTGGGGGAATTGAAAGTGTTTCCTGATCGATACGAAGCATTCTTTGATGAACAGCAATTGGAATTGACACCAAAGGAATTTGAATTACTATTATATTTGGCGAAGAATAAAGGAAGGGTATTAACGAGGGACCAGCTGCTCAGTGCAGTATGGAATTATGATTTTGCGGGGGATTCCCGGATCGTCGATGTGCATATTAGCCACCTTCGTGAAAAAATCGAGAAAGATACAAAAAAACCTTTATATATCAAAACGATCAGGGGCTTGGGCTATAAGCTTGAGGAGCCGAAAAAGGAATGA
- the ytaF gene encoding sporulation membrane protein YtaF, with protein MWLQIIFLAFAVSIDGFGVGMTFGMRKMKIPLKSIAVISFCSALSLGIAMVIGQFISQLISIDAAEKTGGIILIFLGAWMVYQYFKPDKDQKDDRYHEKIIFNFEIKSLGVVINILQKPLNADFDKSGTITGVEALVLGFALSLDAFGAGVGAAMIGISPIILAACIAVMSSIFIWSGIQSGKLLSNNKVVQHLTFLPGVLLILIGLFKL; from the coding sequence ATGTGGCTACAAATTATCTTTCTTGCATTTGCAGTTAGTATCGACGGTTTTGGTGTAGGCATGACATTTGGTATGCGGAAAATGAAAATCCCGCTTAAGTCAATAGCGGTCATCTCATTTTGTTCTGCTTTAAGTTTAGGCATAGCGATGGTCATCGGGCAATTCATCAGTCAGCTCATATCCATAGATGCGGCTGAAAAAACGGGGGGCATCATTCTCATTTTCCTTGGTGCCTGGATGGTATACCAATATTTCAAGCCTGATAAAGATCAGAAGGATGATAGATATCACGAAAAGATCATCTTCAATTTTGAAATTAAATCACTTGGGGTCGTCATCAATATTTTACAAAAACCCTTGAATGCCGATTTTGATAAATCAGGTACGATCACCGGTGTCGAAGCGCTCGTATTGGGGTTTGCGTTATCATTGGATGCATTCGGGGCTGGTGTCGGCGCGGCCATGATCGGGATTTCCCCCATCATCCTCGCCGCATGCATCGCCGTCATGAGTTCAATCTTCATATGGAGCGGGATTCAAAGCGGAAAATTACTTTCAAATAATAAAGTGGTTCAGCATTTGACCTTTCTTCCGGGTGTGCTCTTGATATTAATCGGATTATTCAAGTTATGA
- a CDS encoding protease modulator HflC, whose translation MSGKIIDFTELKKGDFHWRGYFRIGIFLIIFIVLLLIVFTNVYIVKEGEYKVVRQFGEVVRIDKTPGLKAKVPFIQSVMTLPKYQMSSDVSEAEINTKDKKRMLIDNYAVWRIEDPKKLITNARTFENAETKMEEFIYSAVRSELGQLNYDEIINDEKSSRGSLNDRITEKVNELLQNDNYGISLTDVRIKRTDLPAENEASVFKRMISERESKAQEYLSKGDATKNRIVADTDRKVKELLSTAEANAEVIRAEGEGEAAKIYNKSFSKDPEFYKLYRTLESYKKTIGDQTVIVLPSDSPYASLLMGNTK comes from the coding sequence ATGAGCGGGAAAATAATCGATTTCACTGAGCTGAAAAAAGGCGATTTTCATTGGAGGGGCTATTTCAGGATCGGCATCTTCCTCATTATCTTCATCGTCCTGCTGCTGATCGTCTTCACCAATGTCTATATCGTCAAAGAAGGGGAATATAAAGTCGTCCGTCAATTCGGTGAGGTTGTTAGGATCGATAAGACCCCGGGATTAAAGGCGAAAGTGCCATTCATCCAAAGTGTCATGACCTTGCCGAAGTACCAAATGAGTTCGGATGTATCCGAGGCGGAAATCAATACGAAAGATAAAAAACGGATGCTGATCGATAACTATGCAGTTTGGAGAATCGAAGACCCGAAGAAGCTGATTACAAATGCAAGGACGTTTGAAAATGCGGAAACGAAAATGGAGGAGTTCATCTATTCAGCCGTTCGTTCAGAGCTGGGCCAATTGAATTATGATGAAATCATCAATGATGAGAAGTCGTCCAGAGGAAGTTTAAATGACCGCATAACGGAAAAGGTCAACGAGCTGCTCCAAAATGACAATTATGGCATCAGCTTGACGGATGTCCGGATAAAAAGGACGGATTTGCCTGCTGAAAATGAAGCGTCCGTTTTCAAGAGAATGATTTCCGAACGTGAATCGAAAGCGCAAGAGTACCTTTCCAAAGGTGACGCGACGAAGAACCGGATCGTTGCGGATACGGATCGGAAGGTGAAGGAGTTGCTCTCGACTGCGGAGGCGAATGCCGAAGTGATCAGGGCAGAAGGAGAAGGGGAAGCAGCGAAAATCTATAATAAATCATTTTCCAAGGATCCGGAATTCTATAAACTATACCGGACTCTTGAATCCTACAAAAAGACGATTGGCGATCAAACGGTCATCGTTCTCCCCTCGGATTCCCCCTATGCAAGCTTGTTAATGGGAAATACAAAATAA
- the polA gene encoding DNA polymerase I → MDKKLVLIDGNSIAYRAFFALPLLNNDKGVHTNSVYGFTMMLNRILAEEKPTHILVAFDAGKTTFRHATFKEYKGGRQKTPPELSEQFPFIRELLDCFQIKRYELENYEADDIIGTLSLQAEKDGFEVKVISGDKDLTQLSSPSTTVSITKKGITEIEEYTPKHIHEKYGLSPLQIIDLKGLMGDASDNIPGIPGVGEKTALKLLHQFETVENLLQSIEEVSGQKLKEKIEEHKDLALLSKELATITREAPIEVSLNETEYSGIDQDRVISFYKELGFSTLLDKLDVAETVPLEQEKIEVKTAEMTEGMYADESALYVEILEDNYHRADIIGIAISNELGHFYFHGDSALNSAAFKSWAEDGTKKKTVFDAKRTVVALRHRGVEIKGIDFDVFLASYILDPAESVDEVAEITKTQGAIRLETDDVFYGKGAKRMIPGEAELSEHIARKSKAILSLKGPMIDRLHDFEQFHLLTDLELPLSIILANMEWQGIKVDIGRLKNMGQELAGRLRTIEARIFDLAGEAFNINSPKQLGAILFEKLELPVMKKTKTGYSTSADVLEKLESKHDIVKEILLYRQLGKLQSTYIEGLLKVVNGKSDKVHTRFNQALTQTGRLSSTDPNLQNIPIRLEEGRKIRQAFIPSEKDWIIFAADYSQIELRVLAHIANDSGLVEAFQAGMDIHTRTAMDVFHVSAEEVTSNMRRQAKAVNFGIVYGISDYGLSQSLGITRKEAGEFIEKYLRSFPGVQEYMEESIHEARQKGYSTTLMQRRRYIPEITSRNFNIRSFAERTAMNTPIQGSAADIIKLAMINMNKRLIKEGLKTRMLLQVHDELIFEAPPEELEILKVIVPEEMENAIGLNVPLKVDYAFGPTWFDAK, encoded by the coding sequence ATGGATAAAAAATTAGTACTCATAGATGGAAACAGCATTGCTTACCGTGCATTTTTTGCGCTTCCGCTCCTGAATAATGATAAAGGGGTGCATACGAATTCCGTTTACGGATTCACGATGATGCTCAACCGCATACTCGCAGAGGAAAAACCAACGCACATACTGGTAGCCTTTGATGCGGGCAAGACGACATTCAGACATGCGACATTCAAGGAATATAAGGGCGGACGCCAAAAAACGCCCCCGGAATTGTCCGAGCAATTCCCCTTCATTCGCGAGCTGCTCGATTGTTTTCAAATAAAAAGGTATGAGCTGGAGAATTATGAGGCAGATGATATCATCGGTACACTGTCGTTACAAGCAGAAAAAGACGGCTTCGAGGTCAAGGTCATTTCCGGTGATAAGGATTTGACGCAACTATCCTCCCCTAGTACGACGGTTTCGATCACGAAAAAGGGAATTACTGAAATCGAGGAATATACACCAAAGCATATACACGAAAAATACGGACTATCCCCATTGCAGATCATAGATTTAAAGGGGCTGATGGGAGACGCTTCCGACAATATCCCCGGGATACCGGGCGTTGGCGAGAAAACCGCACTTAAGCTCTTGCATCAATTTGAAACGGTAGAAAACCTTCTTCAGTCGATTGAAGAGGTAAGCGGACAAAAATTGAAAGAGAAGATAGAAGAACATAAAGATCTGGCCCTTTTAAGCAAGGAGCTTGCCACGATAACGAGGGAAGCGCCGATTGAAGTTTCCCTGAACGAGACCGAGTACAGCGGGATCGATCAGGATCGGGTCATTTCATTTTATAAAGAGCTGGGCTTTTCGACCTTGCTCGATAAATTGGATGTTGCGGAAACTGTCCCGCTTGAGCAGGAAAAGATCGAGGTCAAGACGGCGGAAATGACGGAAGGCATGTATGCGGATGAAAGTGCTCTATATGTGGAAATTCTAGAGGATAATTATCATCGTGCCGACATCATCGGGATTGCCATCAGTAATGAGCTTGGTCATTTCTATTTCCATGGTGATAGTGCTTTGAACTCCGCGGCATTCAAATCCTGGGCCGAGGATGGAACGAAAAAGAAAACGGTTTTCGATGCGAAACGAACTGTCGTGGCACTCCGCCATCGGGGAGTCGAAATAAAGGGCATCGATTTTGATGTATTTTTGGCCTCTTACATCCTGGATCCTGCGGAGTCAGTGGATGAAGTGGCGGAAATCACGAAAACCCAAGGCGCGATCCGTCTTGAAACCGATGACGTGTTCTATGGAAAAGGCGCAAAACGCATGATTCCTGGTGAAGCTGAATTAAGCGAGCATATTGCCAGAAAATCGAAGGCGATCCTTTCTTTGAAAGGACCGATGATTGATAGGCTTCATGATTTTGAGCAATTTCATTTATTGACGGACCTTGAGCTGCCATTATCGATCATCCTGGCAAACATGGAATGGCAAGGCATAAAGGTGGATATTGGCCGTCTGAAAAATATGGGGCAGGAATTGGCTGGACGCTTAAGAACGATCGAAGCGAGGATTTTTGATTTGGCTGGCGAAGCTTTCAATATCAATTCACCTAAACAGCTTGGAGCCATCCTTTTTGAAAAATTGGAGCTCCCGGTCATGAAGAAAACGAAAACAGGCTACTCCACTTCCGCTGATGTGCTGGAAAAACTGGAGAGCAAGCATGATATCGTGAAGGAAATATTGCTGTACCGCCAGCTTGGGAAGCTTCAATCCACATATATCGAAGGCTTGCTTAAAGTGGTCAATGGCAAATCGGATAAGGTGCACACCCGTTTCAACCAAGCCTTGACCCAGACAGGCCGCTTAAGCTCGACAGATCCCAACCTGCAAAATATCCCGATCAGGCTGGAAGAAGGCAGGAAAATCAGGCAGGCCTTCATTCCTTCCGAGAAGGATTGGATCATTTTCGCGGCTGACTATTCGCAAATCGAATTACGCGTGCTGGCACACATCGCCAATGACAGCGGACTTGTGGAAGCATTCCAGGCTGGGATGGACATCCATACAAGAACGGCGATGGATGTCTTCCATGTATCGGCGGAGGAAGTCACATCGAACATGAGACGCCAAGCCAAAGCGGTCAACTTCGGAATTGTTTATGGAATAAGCGATTACGGGTTATCACAAAGCCTGGGCATTACGAGAAAAGAAGCTGGGGAGTTCATCGAGAAGTATTTAAGAAGCTTTCCAGGTGTACAGGAATATATGGAAGAAAGCATCCATGAAGCCCGCCAAAAAGGATATAGCACCACCCTCATGCAAAGAAGGCGCTATATACCGGAGATTACGAGCAGGAACTTCAACATCAGGAGCTTTGCGGAACGTACGGCGATGAACACGCCGATCCAGGGAAGTGCCGCGGATATCATCAAGCTTGCGATGATCAACATGAACAAGCGCCTGATCAAGGAGGGGCTCAAGACGAGGATGCTCTTACAGGTGCATGATGAATTGATTTTTGAAGCTCCGCCGGAGGAGCTCGAAATCCTGAAGGTGATCGTTCCAGAGGAAATGGAAAATGCCATCGGATTGAACGTGCCTCTTAAAGTGGATTATGCCTTCGGGCCAACATGGTTTGATGCCAAATAA
- the speD gene encoding adenosylmethionine decarboxylase encodes METMGRHVISELWGCDFEKLNNIDLIEKIFVDAALKSGAEVREVAFHKFAPQGVSGVVIISESHLTIHSFPEHGYASIDVYTCGNLDPNIAADYIAEALNAQTRENIELPRGLGPVQIKKTNISAL; translated from the coding sequence ATGGAAACAATGGGTAGACATGTCATTTCTGAACTTTGGGGTTGTGACTTTGAAAAACTGAACAATATCGATTTGATTGAAAAGATTTTTGTTGATGCTGCTTTGAAATCAGGTGCAGAGGTACGTGAAGTTGCCTTTCACAAGTTTGCTCCACAAGGAGTCAGCGGGGTTGTCATCATTTCTGAATCACATTTGACGATTCACAGTTTTCCAGAACACGGCTATGCGAGCATCGATGTCTATACATGCGGTAACTTGGATCCGAATATTGCAGCAGATTATATTGCAGAAGCTTTAAATGCGCAAACACGTGAAAATATCGAATTACCACGTGGATTAGGTCCGGTACAAATTAAAAAAACCAATATAAGTGCCCTATAA